From a single Apium graveolens cultivar Ventura chromosome 2, ASM990537v1, whole genome shotgun sequence genomic region:
- the LOC141706620 gene encoding receptor-like protein 7, translated as MAASQSFTLLILLFLLHFFHFITISHTIDTAKSCHDHERSALLHFKQSLFTSSNSPAYSKTSSWKSRGNGSIDCCLWDGVECDDATGYVIGLDLSSSLITATLYSNSTLFSLFHLQNLNLADNDFMNSSIPPEISYLSSLSFIDLSYSSFSGQIPLGLSGMSKLTSLDLSNNNLYGDFPVAIFSLPGLLFLNVSYNQNLKGYLPEFNNTSPVRELKIDSTKFSGNIPASVGNLHSLTRLRLKNCYFTGSIPASIGNLTHLIMLSLAANNFNSNSGDFSWLPQLTKLSLLNLESTNLTGDIPPSLANLTQLTWLSLSRNPFNKSRNLSWLDKLTKLTSLELDDSNLYGDIPPSLANLTQLTFLSLEDNYYVGEIPPSLANLTQLIHLQLKNNYIEGELPLWLMNMTQLNTLNLESNKLTGRIPPSFSQLKNLKYLSLRANNFIGTVEADIFLSSRNLTILDISHCNITLLVPRHINFTLPKLGILVLSYCNLTEFPYFLQFQSKLVILDLGGNNIHGIIPHWIWNASNNLEAVSLHFNYLTAFERNLVAIPSKSLRYIDISSNLLQGNLPVPPPSTNTYTMSNNRLTGDISPMICGVKFLKVLDLSNNNMSGPIPKCLANSLEALVLQDNNFSGTIPQMFPKECDLKVMDLSQNQLTGEVPKSLSNCKMLKILDLSKNRIKQTFPTWLGTLQQLQVLLLHSNMFHGAVGSPRIPLEFPMLSIINLSHNYFIGALPVDYIEIWNAMKVFYTDKEQYIKTTVIFEIENNDFSLFYEIPYFSSMVLTNKGVATEYQKISNILTAIDLSSNEFTGQIPESLGSLEALQLLDLSNNDLEGPIPLSLGNLTQLESLDLSQNKLSGVIPEQLATQLNFLAFFNVSHNLLTGHIPQGPQFKTFDSNSYMENSGLCGFPLSKNCGPVQSPADENDDDSDEDKFPSGFDWFFILAGVGSGLVVGFVLGNILMDRYYWLIDEFVQNFGRTQKNRRRRRIIGN; from the coding sequence ATGGCCGCGTCACAAAGCTTTACCCTCTTAATATTATTGTTTCTCCTGCACTTTTTTCATTTCATTACTATATCTCATACTATCGATACTGCTAAGTCATGCCACGATCACGAGAGGTCTGCTCTTTTACATTTTAAGCAAAGCCTTTTTACTTCTTCTAATTCGCCTGCTTACTCGAAGACTTCATCTTGGAAGTCCAGAGGAAATGGCAGCATTGATTGCTGCTTGTGGGATGGGGTTGAGTGTGATGACGCAACCGGTTACGTTATTGGTCTTGACCTCAGTAGCAGTCTAATAACTGCTACTCTTTACTCCAACAGCACCCTGTTCAGCCTTTTTCATCTCCAGAACTTAAACCTTGCAGATAATGACTTTATGAACTCTTCTATCCCACCCGAGATCTCCTATCTTTCAAGTTTATCCTTTATAGATCTCTCGTACTCTTCATTTTCTGGCCAAATTCCACTCGGGTTGTCAGGAATGTCTAAATTGACTTCCCTTGATCTCTCTAACAACAATTTGTATGGAGACTTTCCAGTTGCCATTTTCAGTCTACCAGGCTTGCTTTTTCTTAATGTGAGTTACAATCAAAATCTCAAGGGTTACCTTCCAGAGTTTAACAACACAAGCCCCGTCAGGGAACTGAAAATTGATTCGACAAAATTTTCTGGTAACATACCGGCCTCAGTTGGAAATCTGCATTCCCTGACTAGGTTGCGACTCAAAAATTGCTACTTTACGGGATCAATTCCCGCCTCAATTGGTAACCTGACTCACCTTATTATGCTATCACTTGCAGCTAATAACTTCAATTCTAATTCAGGGGATTTTTCTTGGCTTCCCCAGCTAACTAAACTTTCTTTGTTGAACCTTGAAAGTACCAATCTAACTGGTGATATCCCACCATCCCTGGCAAACCTAACCCAACTTACTTGGTTATCACTTTCACGTAACCCGTTCAACAAATCAAGGAACCTCTCCTGGCTTGACAAGCTAACTAAACTTACTTCGTTAGAACTTGATGATAGCAATCTATATGGTGACATCCCGCCATCTCTTGCAAACCTAACCCAACTTACTTTTCTTAGCTTAGAAGATAATTACTATGTTGGTGAGATCCCACCATCTCTTGCAAATCTAACCCAACTTATTCACCTTCAACTTAAAAATAACTACATTGAAGGTGAACTTCCGTTGTGGCTGATGAACATGACCCAATTAAACACATTAAATTTGGAGTCCAATAAACTAACAGGTCGAATTCCTCCCTCATTTTCTCAACTAAAAAATCTGAAATATCTTTCTCTTCGTGCTAATAATTTTATTGGCACAGTAGAGGCTGACATTTTCCTGAGTTCTAGGAACCTTACCATTCTCGATATATCTCACTGCAATATAACGTTGCTTGTCCCCCGTCACATTAACTTCACTCTTCCAAAGCTCGGAATTTTAGTTCTGAGCTACTGCAACTTAACAGAGTTCCCATACTTTCTGCAGTTCCAGAGTAAATTAGTGATACTTGACCTGGGGGGAAACAACATTCATGGTATTATACCACACTGGATTTGGAATGCAAGTAATAATTTGGAGGCAGTTAGCCTTCACTTTAACTACCTAACCGCCTTTGAACGGAATCTGGTTGCTATTCCAAGTAAGAGTTTAAGATACATAGACATCAGTAGTAATTTGCTGCAAGGGAATCTCCCAGTTCCGCCACCAAGTACAAATACGTACACGATGTCTAACAACAGATTAACCGGAGATATTTCACCTATGATATGTGGTGTCAAGTTTCTAAAAGTACTAGATTTGTCGAATAACAACATGAGTGGGCCAATTCCAAAGTGCCTTGCTAATTCTCTAGAAGCCCTTGTTCTCCAAGACAACAACTTTTCTGGTACAATTCCTCAAATGTTCCCAAAAGAATGCGACTTGAAGGTGATGGATTTGAGTCAAAACCAGTTAACAGGGGAAGTTCCGAAATCATTGTCCAATTGTAAAATGTTAAAGATTTTGGATCTATCAAAGAACCGGATCAAACAAACTTTCCCTACTTGGTTGGGGACTCTTCAACAGCTACAAGTTCTACTTCTGCATTCCAACATGTTTCATGGCGCAGTTGGAAGTCCTAGGATTCCTTTAGAGTTTCCAATGTTGAGCATTATTAATCTCTCTCATAACTATTTCATTGGTGCTTTGCCTGTGGATTACATCGAGATTTGGAATGCAATGAAAGTTTTCTATACAGATAAGGAACAATATATAAAGACAACCGTGATCTTCGAAATAGAGAATAACGATTTTTCGCTCTTTTATGAGATCCCGTATTTTAGCTCAATGGTTCTTACCAACAAAGGTGTAGCGACAGAGTACCAAAagatttcaaatattttaactGCTATCGACCTTTCTAGTAACGAATTCACAGGGCAGATTCCAGAGTCTCTTGGAAGTTTAGAGGCTCTCCAGTTGCTCGATCTTTCAAACAATGATCTCGAGGGTCCAATTCCTCTGTCACTCGGGAATCTAACACAGCTAGAATCATTGGACCTTTCACAGAACAAGCTCTCAGGAGTAATCCCTGAACAGTTAGCAACACAACTCAATTTTCTCGCTTTCTTCAATGTGTCTCACAACCTCCTAACTGGTCACATACCACAAGGCCCGCAGTTCAAAACATTTGACAGCAATTCTTACATGGAAAACTCGGGACTTTGTGGATTCCCGTTATCTAAGAATTGTGGACCTGTACAGTCTCCGGCTGATGAAAACGatgatgattctgatgaagataAGTTTCCAAGCGGATTTGATTGGTTTTTTATATTAGCAGGAGTTGGAAGTGGGCTTGTTGTTGGGTTTGTTTTGGGAAACATTTTAATGGATAGATACTACTGGCTGATAGATGAGTTCGTCCAAAACTTCGGAAGGACACAGAAGAACAGGAGGAGGAGGCGCATCATTGGGAATTAG